The following proteins come from a genomic window of Oncorhynchus clarkii lewisi isolate Uvic-CL-2024 chromosome 23, UVic_Ocla_1.0, whole genome shotgun sequence:
- the LOC139381789 gene encoding conserved oligomeric Golgi complex subunit 2-like isoform X1, with the protein MNLPKGPDSLCFDKDVFMKDDFDVDQFVADCRKHVQLEEMREDLEMYYKQLKTAMVELINKDYADFVNLSTNLVGMDKALNQLSVPLGQLREEVLNLRTSVNEVVQAIDNQLSKQDDLQNKKINVMKLIQVVRSVEKIEKILHSQNSKDWTSLEMSSPLLAGQILERIATEFNQLQFHAVQSKGMPLLDKVRPRISGITSTLQQSLEGLLIQGLQTSNVDIVRHCLRTYATIDKTRDAEALVGQVLVKPYMDMVIVEQFVKSTPNGLQILYTKLLQFVPHHCRLLREVTGMVISSEKADIVPGYDFLVNSVWPEIIKGIEERIASLFNVGNPDTFYDRYTISIDFVRKFERQCGSQASVRRLRAHASYQSFHNKWNLPIYFQLRYKEIAACLENAVADGLEAAPAGSSYHLLVSQVLWNSLVRCWAEKVYLPPLVHRFWKLTLQLISRYSKFLTEMLTKSPSTEVSKDPVRLLPSSASSTSSRTSQDDGGSESGSPATLSTKQLVFIASDVNQLQDQITELSEMIKQRLEIIGYNNFVIVAEALEDSKASLSGCIPTVNRKMTQHLTERCFRFLKSASEVPRLYRRTNKELPSRASAYMDNALRPLHQLLSDSKDMVKPSISQDWLRITLNDCTHRYFETISDVLSSVKKMEESLKRLKQARKTVTTNTTGTTGGPTDDSKIRLQLALDVEYLGEQIQKMGLQPADITMFSTLNDLVQGAQEGTPSEQAGP; encoded by the exons ATGAATCTGCCAAAGGGGCCGGATTCTCTGTGTTTCGACAAGGACGTGTTTATGAAG GATGACTTCGACGTGGATCAGTTTGTTGCAGATTGCAGAAAGCATGTCCAACTGGAGGAGATGCGCGAGGACCTTGAGATGTATTACAAACAGCTCAAAACAGCCATGGTTGAGCTCATCAATAAAGACTATGCTGACTTTGTCAACCTCTCCACCAATCTG GTTGGAATGGACAAAGCCCTGAACCAGCTATCAGTACCACTGGGTCAGTTGCGTGAAGAGGTGCTG AACTTGAGAACATCTGTAAATGAGGTGGTCCAAGCCATTGACAACCAGCTATCCAAGCAAGATGATTTGCAAAACAAAAAG ATCAATGTCATGAAACTCATACAAGTTGTTCGATCAGTAGAGAAGATTGAAAAAATCCTACATTCTCAGAACTCAAAAGACTGGACATCTCTTGAGATGAGCAG TCCTCTCTTAGCTGGCCAGATTCTGGAGCGGATTGCCACAGAGTTCAACCAGCTGCAGTTCCATGCTGTCCAAAGCAAGGGCATGCCCCTGCTGGACAAAGTCAGGCCT CGTATTTCTGGCATCACGTCCACACTACAGCAGTCTTTGGAGGGGCTCCTCATACAGGGCCTCCAGACCTCCAACGTGGACATTGTGCGTCACTGCCTACGCACCTATGCCACCATCGACAAGACCAGGGACGCAGAGGCACTGGTGGGACAAGTCCTGGTCAAGCCCTATATGGACATG GTCATTGTTGAACAGTTTGTCAAGTCCACCCCCAATGGCCTTCAAATATTGTACACCAAGCTCCTACAGTTTGTGCCACATCACTGTAGACTGCTGCGCGAGGTGACTGGAATGGTCATTTCAAG TGAGAAGGCAGACATCGTCCCGGGATACGACTTCTTGGTGAACTCAGTGTGGCCAGAAATCATCAAAGGTATCGAGGAGAGAATCGCATCTCTCTTCAATGTGGGCAACCCTGACACCTTTTATGAC AGATACACTATCAGCATTGACTTTGTGAGAAAGTTTGAGAGACAGTGTGGCTCCCAAGCCAGTGTGAGGAGACTGAGAGCTCACGCCTCCTATCAGAGCTTCCACAACAAGTGGAACCTACCTATCTACTTCCAGCTCAG GTACAAGGAAATTGCTGCATGTTTAGAGAATGCTGTTGCTGATGGGTTAGAGGCAGCACCAG caGGCAGCTCCTATCACCTGCTGGTGTCCCAAGTGCTGTGGAACAGCTTGGTCAGGTGCTGGGCGGAGAAGGTCTATCTGCCCCCGCTGGTTCACCGCTTCTGGAAGCTCACCCTGCAGCTGATCTCACGCTACTCCAAGTTCCTCACTGAG ATGCTGACTAAATCTCCCTCCACGGAGGTCAGTAAAGACCCCGTGAGGCTCCTCCCCAGCTCCGCCTCCTCCACGTCCAGCCGCACCTCTCAGGATGATGGGGGCAGCGAGAGCGGCAGCCCAGCAACCCTCTCCACCAAACAGCTGGTCTTTATAGCCTCTGATGTGAACCAACTACAAGACCAG ATTACAGAACTTTCTGAGATGATTAAGCAGAGACTGGAGATCATTGGGTACAACAACTTTGTAATTGTTGCAG AGGCCCTAGAAGACTCCAAAGCCTCCCTGTCTGGCTGCATTCCCACCGTGAACCGCAAGATGACTCAGCATTTAACCGAGAGGTGCTTCCGCTTCCTGAAGAGTGCTTCTGAAGTCCCCCGACTGTACCGCAGGACCAACAAG GAACTTCCCTCCAGAGCCTCTGCCTACATGGACAACGCCCTGCGGCCGCTGCACCAGCTCCTGAGCGACTCCAAAGACATGGTGAAGCCCTCCATCTCCCAGGACTGGCTACGGATCACACTCAATGACTGCACTCACAG ATATTTTGAAACCATATCAGATGTTTTGAGTTCTGTGAAAAAAATGGAGGAGAGTTTAAAGAGACTGAAGCAAGCAAGGAAAACAGTGACCACCAACACGACAGGCACCACCGGAGGCCCCACAGACGACAGCAAGATCCGCCTGCAGCTGGCTTTGGATGTGGAGTACCTGGGAGAGCAG ATTCAGAAGATGGGTCTGCAGCCTGCCGACATCACCATGTTCTCAACACTAAATGACTTGGTCCAAGGAGCACAGGAAGGGACTCCATCAGAGCAGGCTGGACCATAA
- the LOC139381789 gene encoding conserved oligomeric Golgi complex subunit 2-like isoform X2: MNLPKGPDSLCFDKDVFMKDDFDVDQFVADCRKHVQLEEMREDLEMYYKQLKTAMVELINKDYADFVNLSTNLVGMDKALNQLSVPLGQLREEVLNLRTSVNEVVQAIDNQLSKQDDLQNKKINVMKLIQVVRSVEKIEKILHSQNSKDWTSLEMSSPLLAGQILERIATEFNQLQFHAVQSKGMPLLDKVRPRISGITSTLQQSLEGLLIQGLQTSNVDIVRHCLRTYATIDKTRDAEALVGQVLVKPYMDMVIVEQFVKSTPNGLQILYTKLLQFVPHHCRLLREVTGMVISSEKADIVPGYDFLVNSVWPEIIKGIEERIASLFNVGNPDTFYDRYTISIDFVRKFERQCGSQASVRRLRAHASYQSFHNKWNLPIYFQLRYKEIAACLENAVADGLEAAPGSSYHLLVSQVLWNSLVRCWAEKVYLPPLVHRFWKLTLQLISRYSKFLTEMLTKSPSTEVSKDPVRLLPSSASSTSSRTSQDDGGSESGSPATLSTKQLVFIASDVNQLQDQITELSEMIKQRLEIIGYNNFVIVAEALEDSKASLSGCIPTVNRKMTQHLTERCFRFLKSASEVPRLYRRTNKELPSRASAYMDNALRPLHQLLSDSKDMVKPSISQDWLRITLNDCTHRYFETISDVLSSVKKMEESLKRLKQARKTVTTNTTGTTGGPTDDSKIRLQLALDVEYLGEQIQKMGLQPADITMFSTLNDLVQGAQEGTPSEQAGP, from the exons ATGAATCTGCCAAAGGGGCCGGATTCTCTGTGTTTCGACAAGGACGTGTTTATGAAG GATGACTTCGACGTGGATCAGTTTGTTGCAGATTGCAGAAAGCATGTCCAACTGGAGGAGATGCGCGAGGACCTTGAGATGTATTACAAACAGCTCAAAACAGCCATGGTTGAGCTCATCAATAAAGACTATGCTGACTTTGTCAACCTCTCCACCAATCTG GTTGGAATGGACAAAGCCCTGAACCAGCTATCAGTACCACTGGGTCAGTTGCGTGAAGAGGTGCTG AACTTGAGAACATCTGTAAATGAGGTGGTCCAAGCCATTGACAACCAGCTATCCAAGCAAGATGATTTGCAAAACAAAAAG ATCAATGTCATGAAACTCATACAAGTTGTTCGATCAGTAGAGAAGATTGAAAAAATCCTACATTCTCAGAACTCAAAAGACTGGACATCTCTTGAGATGAGCAG TCCTCTCTTAGCTGGCCAGATTCTGGAGCGGATTGCCACAGAGTTCAACCAGCTGCAGTTCCATGCTGTCCAAAGCAAGGGCATGCCCCTGCTGGACAAAGTCAGGCCT CGTATTTCTGGCATCACGTCCACACTACAGCAGTCTTTGGAGGGGCTCCTCATACAGGGCCTCCAGACCTCCAACGTGGACATTGTGCGTCACTGCCTACGCACCTATGCCACCATCGACAAGACCAGGGACGCAGAGGCACTGGTGGGACAAGTCCTGGTCAAGCCCTATATGGACATG GTCATTGTTGAACAGTTTGTCAAGTCCACCCCCAATGGCCTTCAAATATTGTACACCAAGCTCCTACAGTTTGTGCCACATCACTGTAGACTGCTGCGCGAGGTGACTGGAATGGTCATTTCAAG TGAGAAGGCAGACATCGTCCCGGGATACGACTTCTTGGTGAACTCAGTGTGGCCAGAAATCATCAAAGGTATCGAGGAGAGAATCGCATCTCTCTTCAATGTGGGCAACCCTGACACCTTTTATGAC AGATACACTATCAGCATTGACTTTGTGAGAAAGTTTGAGAGACAGTGTGGCTCCCAAGCCAGTGTGAGGAGACTGAGAGCTCACGCCTCCTATCAGAGCTTCCACAACAAGTGGAACCTACCTATCTACTTCCAGCTCAG GTACAAGGAAATTGCTGCATGTTTAGAGAATGCTGTTGCTGATGGGTTAGAGGCAGCACCAG GCAGCTCCTATCACCTGCTGGTGTCCCAAGTGCTGTGGAACAGCTTGGTCAGGTGCTGGGCGGAGAAGGTCTATCTGCCCCCGCTGGTTCACCGCTTCTGGAAGCTCACCCTGCAGCTGATCTCACGCTACTCCAAGTTCCTCACTGAG ATGCTGACTAAATCTCCCTCCACGGAGGTCAGTAAAGACCCCGTGAGGCTCCTCCCCAGCTCCGCCTCCTCCACGTCCAGCCGCACCTCTCAGGATGATGGGGGCAGCGAGAGCGGCAGCCCAGCAACCCTCTCCACCAAACAGCTGGTCTTTATAGCCTCTGATGTGAACCAACTACAAGACCAG ATTACAGAACTTTCTGAGATGATTAAGCAGAGACTGGAGATCATTGGGTACAACAACTTTGTAATTGTTGCAG AGGCCCTAGAAGACTCCAAAGCCTCCCTGTCTGGCTGCATTCCCACCGTGAACCGCAAGATGACTCAGCATTTAACCGAGAGGTGCTTCCGCTTCCTGAAGAGTGCTTCTGAAGTCCCCCGACTGTACCGCAGGACCAACAAG GAACTTCCCTCCAGAGCCTCTGCCTACATGGACAACGCCCTGCGGCCGCTGCACCAGCTCCTGAGCGACTCCAAAGACATGGTGAAGCCCTCCATCTCCCAGGACTGGCTACGGATCACACTCAATGACTGCACTCACAG ATATTTTGAAACCATATCAGATGTTTTGAGTTCTGTGAAAAAAATGGAGGAGAGTTTAAAGAGACTGAAGCAAGCAAGGAAAACAGTGACCACCAACACGACAGGCACCACCGGAGGCCCCACAGACGACAGCAAGATCCGCCTGCAGCTGGCTTTGGATGTGGAGTACCTGGGAGAGCAG ATTCAGAAGATGGGTCTGCAGCCTGCCGACATCACCATGTTCTCAACACTAAATGACTTGGTCCAAGGAGCACAGGAAGGGACTCCATCAGAGCAGGCTGGACCATAA
- the LOC139381789 gene encoding conserved oligomeric Golgi complex subunit 2-like isoform X3, whose protein sequence is MNLPKGPDSLCFDKDVFMKDDFDVDQFVADCRKHVQLEEMREDLEMYYKQLKTAMVELINKDYADFVNLSTNLNLRTSVNEVVQAIDNQLSKQDDLQNKKINVMKLIQVVRSVEKIEKILHSQNSKDWTSLEMSSPLLAGQILERIATEFNQLQFHAVQSKGMPLLDKVRPRISGITSTLQQSLEGLLIQGLQTSNVDIVRHCLRTYATIDKTRDAEALVGQVLVKPYMDMVIVEQFVKSTPNGLQILYTKLLQFVPHHCRLLREVTGMVISSEKADIVPGYDFLVNSVWPEIIKGIEERIASLFNVGNPDTFYDRYTISIDFVRKFERQCGSQASVRRLRAHASYQSFHNKWNLPIYFQLRYKEIAACLENAVADGLEAAPAGSSYHLLVSQVLWNSLVRCWAEKVYLPPLVHRFWKLTLQLISRYSKFLTEMLTKSPSTEVSKDPVRLLPSSASSTSSRTSQDDGGSESGSPATLSTKQLVFIASDVNQLQDQITELSEMIKQRLEIIGYNNFVIVAEALEDSKASLSGCIPTVNRKMTQHLTERCFRFLKSASEVPRLYRRTNKELPSRASAYMDNALRPLHQLLSDSKDMVKPSISQDWLRITLNDCTHRYFETISDVLSSVKKMEESLKRLKQARKTVTTNTTGTTGGPTDDSKIRLQLALDVEYLGEQIQKMGLQPADITMFSTLNDLVQGAQEGTPSEQAGP, encoded by the exons ATGAATCTGCCAAAGGGGCCGGATTCTCTGTGTTTCGACAAGGACGTGTTTATGAAG GATGACTTCGACGTGGATCAGTTTGTTGCAGATTGCAGAAAGCATGTCCAACTGGAGGAGATGCGCGAGGACCTTGAGATGTATTACAAACAGCTCAAAACAGCCATGGTTGAGCTCATCAATAAAGACTATGCTGACTTTGTCAACCTCTCCACCAATCTG AACTTGAGAACATCTGTAAATGAGGTGGTCCAAGCCATTGACAACCAGCTATCCAAGCAAGATGATTTGCAAAACAAAAAG ATCAATGTCATGAAACTCATACAAGTTGTTCGATCAGTAGAGAAGATTGAAAAAATCCTACATTCTCAGAACTCAAAAGACTGGACATCTCTTGAGATGAGCAG TCCTCTCTTAGCTGGCCAGATTCTGGAGCGGATTGCCACAGAGTTCAACCAGCTGCAGTTCCATGCTGTCCAAAGCAAGGGCATGCCCCTGCTGGACAAAGTCAGGCCT CGTATTTCTGGCATCACGTCCACACTACAGCAGTCTTTGGAGGGGCTCCTCATACAGGGCCTCCAGACCTCCAACGTGGACATTGTGCGTCACTGCCTACGCACCTATGCCACCATCGACAAGACCAGGGACGCAGAGGCACTGGTGGGACAAGTCCTGGTCAAGCCCTATATGGACATG GTCATTGTTGAACAGTTTGTCAAGTCCACCCCCAATGGCCTTCAAATATTGTACACCAAGCTCCTACAGTTTGTGCCACATCACTGTAGACTGCTGCGCGAGGTGACTGGAATGGTCATTTCAAG TGAGAAGGCAGACATCGTCCCGGGATACGACTTCTTGGTGAACTCAGTGTGGCCAGAAATCATCAAAGGTATCGAGGAGAGAATCGCATCTCTCTTCAATGTGGGCAACCCTGACACCTTTTATGAC AGATACACTATCAGCATTGACTTTGTGAGAAAGTTTGAGAGACAGTGTGGCTCCCAAGCCAGTGTGAGGAGACTGAGAGCTCACGCCTCCTATCAGAGCTTCCACAACAAGTGGAACCTACCTATCTACTTCCAGCTCAG GTACAAGGAAATTGCTGCATGTTTAGAGAATGCTGTTGCTGATGGGTTAGAGGCAGCACCAG caGGCAGCTCCTATCACCTGCTGGTGTCCCAAGTGCTGTGGAACAGCTTGGTCAGGTGCTGGGCGGAGAAGGTCTATCTGCCCCCGCTGGTTCACCGCTTCTGGAAGCTCACCCTGCAGCTGATCTCACGCTACTCCAAGTTCCTCACTGAG ATGCTGACTAAATCTCCCTCCACGGAGGTCAGTAAAGACCCCGTGAGGCTCCTCCCCAGCTCCGCCTCCTCCACGTCCAGCCGCACCTCTCAGGATGATGGGGGCAGCGAGAGCGGCAGCCCAGCAACCCTCTCCACCAAACAGCTGGTCTTTATAGCCTCTGATGTGAACCAACTACAAGACCAG ATTACAGAACTTTCTGAGATGATTAAGCAGAGACTGGAGATCATTGGGTACAACAACTTTGTAATTGTTGCAG AGGCCCTAGAAGACTCCAAAGCCTCCCTGTCTGGCTGCATTCCCACCGTGAACCGCAAGATGACTCAGCATTTAACCGAGAGGTGCTTCCGCTTCCTGAAGAGTGCTTCTGAAGTCCCCCGACTGTACCGCAGGACCAACAAG GAACTTCCCTCCAGAGCCTCTGCCTACATGGACAACGCCCTGCGGCCGCTGCACCAGCTCCTGAGCGACTCCAAAGACATGGTGAAGCCCTCCATCTCCCAGGACTGGCTACGGATCACACTCAATGACTGCACTCACAG ATATTTTGAAACCATATCAGATGTTTTGAGTTCTGTGAAAAAAATGGAGGAGAGTTTAAAGAGACTGAAGCAAGCAAGGAAAACAGTGACCACCAACACGACAGGCACCACCGGAGGCCCCACAGACGACAGCAAGATCCGCCTGCAGCTGGCTTTGGATGTGGAGTACCTGGGAGAGCAG ATTCAGAAGATGGGTCTGCAGCCTGCCGACATCACCATGTTCTCAACACTAAATGACTTGGTCCAAGGAGCACAGGAAGGGACTCCATCAGAGCAGGCTGGACCATAA
- the LOC139381789 gene encoding conserved oligomeric Golgi complex subunit 2-like isoform X4, whose amino-acid sequence MTSTWISLLQIAESMSNWRRCARTLRCITNSSKQPWLSSSIKTMLTLSTSPPICPLLAGQILERIATEFNQLQFHAVQSKGMPLLDKVRPRISGITSTLQQSLEGLLIQGLQTSNVDIVRHCLRTYATIDKTRDAEALVGQVLVKPYMDMVIVEQFVKSTPNGLQILYTKLLQFVPHHCRLLREVTGMVISSEKADIVPGYDFLVNSVWPEIIKGIEERIASLFNVGNPDTFYDRYTISIDFVRKFERQCGSQASVRRLRAHASYQSFHNKWNLPIYFQLRYKEIAACLENAVADGLEAAPAGSSYHLLVSQVLWNSLVRCWAEKVYLPPLVHRFWKLTLQLISRYSKFLTEMLTKSPSTEVSKDPVRLLPSSASSTSSRTSQDDGGSESGSPATLSTKQLVFIASDVNQLQDQITELSEMIKQRLEIIGYNNFVIVAEALEDSKASLSGCIPTVNRKMTQHLTERCFRFLKSASEVPRLYRRTNKELPSRASAYMDNALRPLHQLLSDSKDMVKPSISQDWLRITLNDCTHRYFETISDVLSSVKKMEESLKRLKQARKTVTTNTTGTTGGPTDDSKIRLQLALDVEYLGEQIQKMGLQPADITMFSTLNDLVQGAQEGTPSEQAGP is encoded by the exons ATGACTTCGACGTGGATCAGTTTGTTGCAGATTGCAGAAAGCATGTCCAACTGGAGGAGATGCGCGAGGACCTTGAGATGTATTACAAACAGCTCAAAACAGCCATGGTTGAGCTCATCAATAAAGACTATGCTGACTTTGTCAACCTCTCCACCAATCTG TCCTCTCTTAGCTGGCCAGATTCTGGAGCGGATTGCCACAGAGTTCAACCAGCTGCAGTTCCATGCTGTCCAAAGCAAGGGCATGCCCCTGCTGGACAAAGTCAGGCCT CGTATTTCTGGCATCACGTCCACACTACAGCAGTCTTTGGAGGGGCTCCTCATACAGGGCCTCCAGACCTCCAACGTGGACATTGTGCGTCACTGCCTACGCACCTATGCCACCATCGACAAGACCAGGGACGCAGAGGCACTGGTGGGACAAGTCCTGGTCAAGCCCTATATGGACATG GTCATTGTTGAACAGTTTGTCAAGTCCACCCCCAATGGCCTTCAAATATTGTACACCAAGCTCCTACAGTTTGTGCCACATCACTGTAGACTGCTGCGCGAGGTGACTGGAATGGTCATTTCAAG TGAGAAGGCAGACATCGTCCCGGGATACGACTTCTTGGTGAACTCAGTGTGGCCAGAAATCATCAAAGGTATCGAGGAGAGAATCGCATCTCTCTTCAATGTGGGCAACCCTGACACCTTTTATGAC AGATACACTATCAGCATTGACTTTGTGAGAAAGTTTGAGAGACAGTGTGGCTCCCAAGCCAGTGTGAGGAGACTGAGAGCTCACGCCTCCTATCAGAGCTTCCACAACAAGTGGAACCTACCTATCTACTTCCAGCTCAG GTACAAGGAAATTGCTGCATGTTTAGAGAATGCTGTTGCTGATGGGTTAGAGGCAGCACCAG caGGCAGCTCCTATCACCTGCTGGTGTCCCAAGTGCTGTGGAACAGCTTGGTCAGGTGCTGGGCGGAGAAGGTCTATCTGCCCCCGCTGGTTCACCGCTTCTGGAAGCTCACCCTGCAGCTGATCTCACGCTACTCCAAGTTCCTCACTGAG ATGCTGACTAAATCTCCCTCCACGGAGGTCAGTAAAGACCCCGTGAGGCTCCTCCCCAGCTCCGCCTCCTCCACGTCCAGCCGCACCTCTCAGGATGATGGGGGCAGCGAGAGCGGCAGCCCAGCAACCCTCTCCACCAAACAGCTGGTCTTTATAGCCTCTGATGTGAACCAACTACAAGACCAG ATTACAGAACTTTCTGAGATGATTAAGCAGAGACTGGAGATCATTGGGTACAACAACTTTGTAATTGTTGCAG AGGCCCTAGAAGACTCCAAAGCCTCCCTGTCTGGCTGCATTCCCACCGTGAACCGCAAGATGACTCAGCATTTAACCGAGAGGTGCTTCCGCTTCCTGAAGAGTGCTTCTGAAGTCCCCCGACTGTACCGCAGGACCAACAAG GAACTTCCCTCCAGAGCCTCTGCCTACATGGACAACGCCCTGCGGCCGCTGCACCAGCTCCTGAGCGACTCCAAAGACATGGTGAAGCCCTCCATCTCCCAGGACTGGCTACGGATCACACTCAATGACTGCACTCACAG ATATTTTGAAACCATATCAGATGTTTTGAGTTCTGTGAAAAAAATGGAGGAGAGTTTAAAGAGACTGAAGCAAGCAAGGAAAACAGTGACCACCAACACGACAGGCACCACCGGAGGCCCCACAGACGACAGCAAGATCCGCCTGCAGCTGGCTTTGGATGTGGAGTACCTGGGAGAGCAG ATTCAGAAGATGGGTCTGCAGCCTGCCGACATCACCATGTTCTCAACACTAAATGACTTGGTCCAAGGAGCACAGGAAGGGACTCCATCAGAGCAGGCTGGACCATAA